One window from the genome of Cryptococcus deuterogattii R265 chromosome 10, complete sequence encodes:
- a CDS encoding centromere protein C: MSHMTPSRRKEERYIPFNNDPRNIGTRTGLPMPQNVPRDSNGFEIPELFFGSSPENSANRTISSIKSKAAQTPGGRSTYSRADSTPGTARRLTRRLSDLDMDDGLRGGDDLLMDEDDLAIATPGSLFANSEPPPSITLPSRSRLPLSSPVNSSFDSVPSPSVRPSPRKSHHSAANRASSSLATIVARDQESSGDEEESFITPGDGLNQEEEPEESPVKSKKKTLRPASLDDDRSPNNKKAASPPRERSTSLSDNEPANGYDAGYEGNHTVDFDDLPPTGPMDDYDVETVLRMEREEDDEDAQNVDDNVIEEERVVEEEGMQVSESEDEGERPLVVTKKKKSPKKHAKEMNRARSAKSGSTTVQRKRTRPSELGSGDDGYHGNFVTRRSGRQHYKPLEFWRGEKVEYMRGPGCAVIKEIITIPEDPPIPLAARRSRKNGRARSGSVAAGKRKREDSVEDEEGWDHKTEPTGLVQDYPFGEECYRKIACPKALLDPKLVSGGNFKYQKVFGEGHFMAAGIVYIPVGQIKNTKPSKDNTYVFYVIQGAVQVTIYRTSFVMAPGSQFLVPRGNDYCIENISPDKEAQLFFAQARKIRANEVDADGVSESQAGEAALSSRKSLVASQSRSQGGKKNKRLPSVREESRDISQSERESEEEDEKEEEINVKKKRKSKGKSRR; encoded by the exons ATGTCCCACATGACACCCTCGAGACGTAAAGAAGAGCGATACATTCCCTTCAACAATGACCCACGCAACATCGGGAC CCGAACCGGTCTTCCTATGCCTCAAAACGTCCCACGAGACTCTAATGGCTTTGAAATCCCGGAATTATTCTTTGGCTCATCCCCAGAAAACAGTGCGAACCGAACCATATCTTCAATCAAATCTAAAGCCGCCCAAACACCCGGAGGACGAAGTACCTATTCCCGCGCGGACAGCACGCCCGGTACAGCAAGGAGATTGACAAGGAGACTGAGCGATCtggatatggatgatgggTTGCGCGGAGGCGATGATCTgttgatggatgaggatgatttgg CCATTGCCACGCCTGGGTCACTTTTCGCAAATAGTGAACCTCCGCCTTCTATTACCTTGCCATCGAGATCTCGATTGCCTCTATCTTCCCCTGTTAATTCATCATTCGATTCTGTCCCCTCACCTTCGGTCAGACCCTCACCGCGTAAATCCCATCACAGCGCTGCCAATCgagcctcttcatcgttgGCAACGATAGTCGCGAGAGATCAAGAATCTagtggggatgaagaagagtcatTTATCACTCCGGGGGATGGCTTAAaccaggaagaagagccgGAGGAAAGTCCtgtgaagagcaagaaaaaAACATTGCGGCCTGCGTCATTGGACGACGATAGATCCCCAAATAACAAAAAAGCAGCTTCCCCACCTAGAGAGAGAAGCACAAGTTTAAGCGATAATGAACCAGCAAATGGCTACGATGCTGGATACGAGGGTAATCACACTGTCGACTTTGATGATCTGCCACCGACGGGGCCGATGGATGATTACGACGTCGAAACGGTgctgaggatggagagagaagaggacgatgaggacgCCCAGAatgttgatgataatgttatcgaagaagaaagagttgtggaggaagaggggatgcAAGTAAGCgagagtgaggatgaaggggaacgACCGCTGGTAGTaacgaaaaagaagaagagcccAAAGAAGCACGCAAAGGAAATGAATAGAGCAAGATCTGCCAAGTCCGGTAGCACCACTGTTCAACGGAAACGAACACGTCCGTCCGAACTTGGTTCCGGTGACGATGGCTACCACGGTAACTTCGTCACCCGTCGCTCAGGTCGTCAACACTATAAACCTCTCGAGTTTTGGCGTGGTGAGAAAGTCGAATACATGCGTGGCCCGGGCTGTGCTGTTATCAAGGAAATCATCACTATCCCTGAAGATCCACCTATACCTCTTGCGGCCCGgaggtcaaggaagaatggtAGAGCAAGAAGCGGATCTGTGGCGGCcgggaagaggaaaagagaggatagtgtggaggacgaggagggaTGGGATCATAAGACGGAGCCAACTGGTTTAGTGCAAGATTATCCATTCGGCGAGGAGTGCTATAGAA AAATTGCATGCCCGAAAGCATTGCTCGACCCCAAACTCGTTTCAGGAGGAAATTTCAAGTATCAAAAAGTCTTTGGCGAGGGCCATTTTATGGCCGCTGGTATAGTGTACATTCCTGTGGGCCAAATAAAGAATACGAAGCCGTCAAAGGATAACACTTAC GTATTCTACGTGATTCAAGGTGCAGTACAAGTGACCATCTACCGAACGAGTTTCGTCATGGCTCCAGGCTCCCAATTCCTCGTCCCAAGAGGTAATGACTATTGCATCGAAAACATCTCACCAGACAAGGAGGCTCAGTTATTCTTTGCGCAAGCGAGGAAGATACGAGCAAACGAAGTGGATGCTGATGGCGTATCAGAATCTCAAGCGGGAGAGGCTGCTTTATCGTCAAGGAAGTCATTGGTCGCGAGTCAGAGTCGAAGTCagggtgggaagaagaataagCGATTGCCGTCAGTCAGAGAGGAGAGCAGGGATATAAGCCAGAGTGAGCGggagagtgaggaagaggacgagaaagaagaagaaatcaatgtcaagaagaagagaaaaagtaAAGGGAAGAGTAGGAGATAG
- a CDS encoding specific RNA polymerase II transcription factor → MNQHLHTMANHPCFSHNNPWAHSAICCDQHHGESTSAATARLAGNISVSHDQNIHNRHLEYHDPSACNSECPLDTYCCSGDYCCDKHGSCSSGDECCDNPSCEEAQRPDSRASHHSHRSHSKTEQSHNRSHQQPMSLEEWAVTQEGCDAIQQLIECCNQPDCHIPVCPTDNSEVHPPPADPLSALFASLDTQQQPQPISTAQQPMAPVSSIEASHTCHWGNCHLVFGSMPDLLAHVAADHLNAAGTAHQSDQLLQQPNPAQPTPLTMLTQRVLPSISTSSTGLQNNLQINSSLQVTSLAVNDALLSCMWDDCFPVPDVPAASSTSHNMFHQYNSESSQAAHNQQHDHTNAAGEPFSPGTMLRHVLEEHLGIPPDIIGWPNEAELQAQAQAILEKHHHHHHIGLHQALANHSENCNHVHPHPHPHSHSHGANAGDSHLHGHGHAHSHFNAHPYSRERSHAHPRSLSHSRPLSHEPLPTPPSTVKTEVSTSPDAFNDSVHSTVLAPSQPAKSLICLWPGCTIHTPFADTTSLMDHLSEVHIPKGKDCYTCHWDGCGGEEGRMFKSRQKVLRHLQSHIGHKPFVCGVCNQAFSEAAPLTAHMRRHAQEKPFKCEHPGCGKSFAISSSLTIHMRTHNGEKPFVCPYCEKGFVEASNLTKHIRTHTGERPFACSHPGCGKKFSRPDQLKRHMTIHNKASAEKRRGSGVSLK, encoded by the exons ATGAACCAGCATCTTCACACCATGGCCAACCACCCGTGCTTCAGCCACAACAATCCTTGGGCCCATTCTGCCATCTGCTGTGATCAGCACCACGGCGAGTCGACTTCGGCTGCCACGGCACGCCTTGCTGGGAACATTTCCGTTTCTCATGATCAAAATATACACAACCGCCATCTTGAATATCACGACCCATCTGCATGCAATTCGGAATGCCCTCTCGATACCTACTGCTGCAGTGGAGACTACTGTTGCGACAAGCATGGTTCTTGCTCTAGTGGAGACGAATGCTGCGACAACCCAAGTTGTGAAGAAGCACAAAGACCAGATAGTCGTGCTAGTCATCATAGCCATCGCAGCCATTCTAAAACCGAGCAAAGCCATAATCGTAGCCACCAACAGCCTATGAGCCTGGAAGAGTGGGCCGTAACCCAAGAAGGGTGTGATGCTATACAACAGCTG ATTGAATGCTGTAATCAGCCAGACTGCCATATACCAGTCTGCCCTACGGACAATTCTGAAGTCCATCCACCGCCGGCAGACCCCTTGTCTGCCCTATTCGCATCACTAGATacacagcagcagcctcaGCCTATATCTACTGCTCAGCAGCCTATGGCTCCAGTAAGCTCGATTGAGGCTTCTCACACATGCCACTGGGGCAATTGCCACCTCGTTTTTGGCTCTATGCCTGACCTTTTGGCACACGTGGCGGCAGATCACCTTAACGCGGCTGGTACGGCACATCAGTCCGACCAGCTCCTGCAGCAACCCAACCCTGCCCAGCCCACCCCGTTAACAATGCTTACCCAGCGCGTGCTTCCTAGCATTAGTACAAGTTCGACTGGTTTACAGAATAATTTGCAGATTAACTCCTCACTTCAAGTCACATCCTTGGCTGTCAATGACGCGCTACTATCGTGCATGTGGGATGACTGCTTTCCTGTGCCCGATGTTCCTGCTGCTTCATCAACGTCTCACAACATGTTCCACCAATACAACTCTGAGAGTTCCCAGGCTGCTCATAATCAGCAGCACGATCATACCAATGCCGCTGGAGAACCTTTTAGCCCAGGGACGATGCTACGACACGTTTTGGAAGAGCATTTGGGTATCCCACCTGATATCATCGGTTGGCCAAATGAGGCCGagcttcaagctcaagcacAAGCGATCCTTGAGAAgcaccatcaccatcaccataTCGGCCTTCACCAAGCGTTGGCGAACCACTCTGAAAACTGCAATCACGTGCatcctcaccctcaccctcaCTCTCATTCTCACGGCGCTAATGCCGGTGACTCACATCTTCATGGTCATGGTCATGCTCACTCTCACTTTAATGCCCATCCTTATTCTCGCGAGCGCTCGCATGCTCATCCTCGTTCCCTCTCTCATTCGCGTCCTCTCTCACACGAGCCTCTTCCCACACCTCCGTCCACCGTCAAGACGGAAGTCTCCACCTCTCCTGACGCTTTCAACGATTCTGTCCACAGCACAGTCCTCGCTCCATCCCAACCCGCCAAATCCCTCATTTGCCTCTGGCCTGGGTGCACCATCCACACTCCCTTTGCGGACACTACTTCTCTCATGGACCATCTTTCCGAAGTGCACATCCCAAAAGGTAAAGACTGTTATACATGCCATTGGGATGGATGTggtggcgaagaagggagaatgTTTAAGAGTAGACAAAAGGTGTTGAGACATTTGCAGAGTCATATTGGGCATAAGCCTTTTGTCTGTGGGGTGTGTAATCAGGCATTCTCAGAGGCGGCGCCGTTGACAGCCCATATGAGGAGGCATGCCCAAGAAA AACCTTTCAAGTGCGAACACCCAGGATGTGGCAAATCGTTTGCAATCTCTTCGTCTCTAACAATCCATATG CGCACACACAACGGTGAAAAGCCATTTGTCTGCCCGTACTGTGAGAA GGGTTTTGTAGAAGCGTCCAACTTGACCAAACAC ATCCGAACGCATACCGGCGAACGACCGTTCGCGTGCTCTCATCCCGGATGCGGTAAGAAATTTTCACGTCCTGATCAGCTGAAGAGGCATATGACTATTCATAACAAGGCATCTGCGGAGAAAAGGCGAGGAAGTGGAGTCTCCCTGAAGTAG